A genome region from Coprococcus phoceensis includes the following:
- a CDS encoding response regulator transcription factor, which translates to MEKLKILVVDDESRMRKLVKDFLEREGHIIIEAADGMEAMDIFYENKDIALIILDVMMPRMDGWQVCREVRALSQVPIIMLTARGEERDELQGFELGVDEYISKPFSPKILVARVNAILKRGRAAASEDLIDAGVIVIDKAAHLVKIDDVPIDLSVKEFELLTYFVENQKMALSREKILNNVWDYDYFGDARTIDTHVKKLRSKLGEKGNYIKTIWGMGYKFEVE; encoded by the coding sequence ATGGAAAAATTGAAAATATTGGTTGTAGATGATGAGAGCAGAATGAGAAAACTGGTAAAAGATTTTTTAGAGAGAGAGGGACATATTATTATAGAAGCTGCTGATGGGATGGAAGCGATGGATATTTTTTATGAGAATAAGGATATCGCTTTGATTATTCTTGATGTGATGATGCCTAGAATGGATGGATGGCAAGTGTGCAGAGAGGTGCGTGCGCTGTCTCAGGTTCCGATTATCATGCTGACAGCACGCGGGGAAGAACGGGACGAGCTGCAGGGATTTGAACTTGGAGTGGATGAATATATTTCAAAACCGTTCAGTCCGAAGATTTTGGTTGCGCGAGTGAATGCAATCTTAAAAAGAGGAAGAGCAGCGGCTTCTGAAGATTTGATTGATGCCGGGGTCATTGTGATTGATAAAGCAGCACATCTTGTAAAGATTGATGATGTACCGATTGATCTGAGTGTGAAAGAGTTTGAACTTTTAACATATTTTGTGGAAAATCAGAAGATGGCATTGTCCAGAGAAAAGATACTGAACAATGTGTGGGATTATGATTATTTTGGCGATGCGAGGACAATTGATACCCATGTGAAAAAACTGAGAAGCAAGCTGGGAGAAAAAGGAAATTATATTAAGACGATATGGGGAATGGGATATAAGTTTGAGGTGGAATAA
- a CDS encoding sensor histidine kinase, which yields MDKISIIAIVIAQIVVVICVLVVFLQRRSMKNLIENLTTMIDDATKGTLKSKRPDGSVFSDLEVKMNQYLKICIVRNRRAKEKKDRIKSLIAEVAFQTQAPLADVKMYSDMLVEQKDLSDDSRKIAERISAQGERLNMMLEAVVRISVLESGLNSIEPKSQNLGNLLCEVSQELLPLAEKKGIAIQYKKKKIQAVFDYPWTLVALSNILENAIKYSKPNSMVKVSVMQYDMYARVDITDNGMGIDYTETEAIFKKFYRTKEAKEQEGLGIGLYLARHIIREQCGYIKVSSIVGKGTMFSVFLPRV from the coding sequence ATGGATAAGATAAGTATTATTGCTATTGTAATTGCTCAGATTGTAGTTGTCATCTGTGTGTTGGTCGTATTTTTACAGAGAAGAAGTATGAAGAATCTCATCGAGAATCTGACAACGATGATTGATGATGCAACAAAAGGAACATTGAAATCAAAAAGGCCGGATGGCTCTGTGTTTTCGGATCTGGAAGTTAAGATGAATCAGTATCTGAAAATATGTATTGTGAGAAACAGACGTGCAAAAGAAAAAAAAGACAGGATCAAGTCATTGATTGCAGAAGTTGCTTTTCAGACGCAGGCACCACTTGCAGATGTGAAGATGTATTCTGATATGCTGGTTGAGCAGAAAGATCTCTCAGATGACAGCAGAAAGATTGCAGAGCGCATCAGTGCACAGGGGGAACGCTTGAATATGATGTTGGAGGCAGTTGTGAGAATTTCTGTGCTGGAGAGTGGATTGAATTCTATTGAGCCGAAATCACAGAATCTTGGGAATCTTTTATGTGAAGTGAGTCAGGAATTGCTTCCATTGGCAGAGAAAAAAGGAATTGCAATTCAATATAAGAAAAAGAAGATTCAGGCGGTGTTTGATTATCCGTGGACGCTCGTGGCGCTTTCGAATATTTTGGAAAATGCAATTAAGTATTCAAAACCGAATTCCATGGTCAAAGTAAGTGTGATGCAGTATGATATGTATGCGAGAGTAGATATTACGGACAATGGAATGGGAATTGATTATACAGAGACAGAGGCGATTTTTAAGAAATTTTATCGCACAAAAGAGGCAAAAGAGCAGGAAGGTCTTGGAATTGGTCTCTATCTTGCGAGACATATTATACGAGAACAATGTGGATACATTAAAGTGTCCTCGATTGTTGGAAAGGGAACGATGTTCTCTGTATTCCTACCGAGGGTATAA
- a CDS encoding aldose epimerase family protein produces the protein MEQRAFGANSKGDAALLYTFTNKNGMMIGVTDLGATLHAVLVPDRDGSLCDVVLGYDTAEQYEEGATFFGATVGRSANRIGGASFVLNGKKYNLDKNDGENNLHSGLDFYSFRVWKVKEQTENSITFALHSPDGDQNYPGELGIEVTYTLTDDNEIKIQYHGVPTKDTIINMTNHSYFNLSGHKSGSVLDQEVWIDADAYTRADATSIPTGEIVSVDGTPMDFRVPKTIGRDIEEDYEALNFGNGYDHNWVLKPRDGVGKVATLYSDKTGIEMEVYTDLPGVQMYTANFVEDECGKEGAIYQKHHAVCFETQYFPDAVNHENFVSPICRAGEAYDTTTVYKFGVR, from the coding sequence ATGGAACAGAGAGCATTTGGAGCGAACAGCAAAGGTGATGCTGCTTTATTATATACATTTACGAACAAGAACGGCATGATGATCGGGGTGACTGATCTGGGGGCAACGCTCCATGCGGTCCTTGTGCCGGACAGGGATGGCAGTCTCTGTGATGTGGTACTTGGATATGACACGGCAGAGCAATATGAAGAAGGAGCTACTTTTTTTGGAGCTACGGTGGGCCGGAGCGCGAACCGCATCGGTGGTGCATCATTTGTGCTGAATGGGAAAAAATATAATCTGGATAAAAATGACGGTGAAAACAATCTTCACAGCGGGTTGGATTTTTATAGTTTCCGTGTGTGGAAAGTGAAAGAACAGACGGAGAACAGCATTACATTCGCATTGCACAGTCCGGATGGCGATCAGAATTATCCGGGTGAATTGGGCATTGAAGTGACTTATACGTTGACAGATGACAATGAAATAAAAATTCAGTATCATGGAGTGCCGACAAAAGATACGATCATCAATATGACAAATCATAGTTACTTTAATCTGTCCGGACATAAATCCGGTTCGGTGTTAGATCAAGAAGTATGGATTGATGCGGATGCTTACACGAGAGCGGATGCAACGTCGATTCCAACCGGAGAGATCGTTTCCGTAGACGGGACACCAATGGATTTTCGTGTGCCAAAGACGATTGGAAGAGATATTGAAGAAGATTATGAGGCATTGAATTTCGGAAATGGATATGACCATAACTGGGTGTTAAAGCCACGTGACGGAGTTGGAAAGGTTGCAACACTTTATTCTGATAAAACGGGGATTGAGATGGAAGTGTATACAGACCTTCCTGGAGTGCAGATGTATACAGCCAATTTTGTAGAGGATGAGTGTGGAAAAGAGGGCGCAATCTATCAAAAACACCACGCAGTCTGTTTTGAGACACAGTATTTCCCGGATGCAGTGAATCATGAGAACTTTGTAAGCCCAATCTGTCGTGCAGGTGAGGCGTATGACACGACTACGGTTTATAAATTTGGGGTGAGATAG
- the galT gene encoding UDP-glucose--hexose-1-phosphate uridylyltransferase, whose amino-acid sequence MLFENIKKLVQYGIDTGLTPECERIYTTNLLLDLFHEENYEDTDIHDETIELETVLAGLLDEACKRGIIEDSIVYRDLFDTKIMNCLTPRPAQVQAEFAKRYEVSPKEATDYFYKLSQDSDYIRRYRVKKDRKWKVDSAYGEIDITINLSKPEKDPKAIAAAKNAKASSYPKCQLCVENEGYAGRVNHPARENHRIIPITVNDSAWGFQYSPYVYYNEHCIVFNGEHTPMKIEKQTFVKLFDFVKLFPHYFLGSNADLPIVGGSILSHDHFQGGNYTFAMAKAPMEETFTIKNFEDVEVGIVKWPLSVLRLRSTDESRLIELGAHILDAWRGYTDEAAFVFANTDGEPHNTITPIARKVGDTYELDLALRNNITTEEHPLGVYHPHAQWHNIKKENIGLIEVMGLAVLPSRLKEEMEILADYLVEGKNIRENEKIEKHADWVETFRGKYDGFTKENVMEILEKEVGIVFTNVLEDAGVYKCTEEGRIAFKRFIETL is encoded by the coding sequence ATGTTATTTGAAAATATTAAAAAATTAGTACAGTATGGAATTGACACAGGATTGACGCCGGAGTGCGAACGTATTTATACAACGAATCTGTTGTTGGATCTTTTTCACGAAGAAAACTATGAAGATACGGATATTCATGATGAGACAATTGAACTTGAAACAGTTCTGGCAGGGTTACTTGATGAGGCATGTAAAAGGGGAATTATTGAAGACAGCATTGTGTACAGAGACCTGTTTGACACAAAGATTATGAACTGTCTGACACCACGCCCGGCACAGGTACAGGCTGAGTTTGCAAAAAGATATGAGGTTTCTCCAAAAGAGGCGACAGACTATTTCTACAAATTGAGTCAGGACAGCGATTATATCCGTCGCTACCGAGTGAAAAAAGACCGCAAATGGAAAGTGGACAGCGCTTATGGTGAGATTGATATCACAATCAACTTATCAAAACCGGAGAAAGATCCAAAGGCGATTGCGGCTGCGAAGAATGCAAAGGCAAGTAGTTATCCAAAATGTCAGCTCTGTGTGGAGAATGAAGGATATGCAGGTCGTGTGAACCATCCGGCGAGAGAAAACCACCGTATTATCCCGATCACAGTGAATGACAGCGCATGGGGATTCCAGTATTCGCCATATGTATATTATAATGAACACTGTATCGTATTTAATGGTGAGCATACGCCGATGAAAATTGAAAAACAGACATTTGTAAAATTATTTGATTTTGTAAAATTGTTCCCACATTATTTTCTGGGATCAAACGCAGACCTTCCGATTGTAGGAGGCTCTATCTTGAGTCATGACCATTTCCAGGGAGGAAATTATACATTTGCAATGGCAAAAGCGCCGATGGAAGAGACATTTACAATCAAAAACTTTGAAGATGTAGAAGTTGGAATTGTAAAATGGCCATTGTCTGTATTGAGATTGAGAAGTACAGATGAGTCGCGTTTAATTGAACTCGGAGCACACATTTTAGATGCATGGCGAGGATACACAGACGAAGCGGCGTTTGTATTTGCGAACACAGATGGAGAGCCACACAACACGATCACTCCAATCGCAAGAAAAGTTGGGGATACATATGAGCTGGATCTTGCGCTCCGCAACAATATTACAACAGAAGAGCATCCGCTTGGAGTATATCATCCACATGCACAGTGGCATAATATCAAAAAAGAGAACATTGGTCTGATCGAGGTAATGGGACTTGCAGTGCTTCCGTCTCGTCTGAAAGAAGAGATGGAAATCCTTGCAGATTATCTTGTGGAAGGCAAAAATATCAGAGAGAATGAAAAGATTGAAAAACATGCAGACTGGGTAGAGACATTCCGAGGAAAATATGACGGATTTACAAAGGAAAATGTAATGGAAATTTTGGAAAAAGAAGTTGGAATTGTATTTACCAATGTTTTGGAAGATGCAGGTGTCTATAAATGTACAGAAGAGGGAAGAATTGCATTCAAACGGTTCATAGAGACACTGTAG
- a CDS encoding galactokinase, which yields MKARLVEQFKQLFGPEGDIRAYFAPGRVNLIGEHTDYNGGHVFPCALTLGTYAIARKREDDRLRLYSANFESLGVIESSLNDLVPSEAAGWTNYPKGVMWTFEKRGYKLTNGLDILIYGNIPNGSGLSSSASLEVLTGVLLKDMFAFDDLTMVEIAQIGQYSENNFNGCNCGIMDQFASAMGKKDNAIFLDTNTLQYEYAPVVLEDAKIVIVNSKVKHSLVDSAYNDRRNECETALRELQKVLGIQTLGDLTEEEFEAHKDAIQSEIRQKRAKHAVYENRRTIKAVEALKADDIETFGKLMNASHVSLRDDYEVSCEEIDILVDLAWSIEGVIGSRITGGGFGGCTVSIVKNDAVDHFIETVGAQYEERVGHKAEFYVVDIGDGAKILK from the coding sequence ATGAAAGCGAGACTGGTAGAACAATTCAAACAATTATTTGGACCAGAAGGGGATATCCGGGCGTATTTTGCACCGGGGCGTGTGAATCTGATCGGGGAACACACAGACTACAACGGAGGGCATGTGTTTCCATGCGCGTTGACATTAGGTACATATGCGATTGCAAGAAAGAGAGAAGATGACAGGCTGAGACTGTACTCTGCAAATTTTGAATCTCTCGGTGTGATCGAGTCAAGCCTGAATGATCTGGTTCCGTCAGAGGCAGCAGGATGGACGAATTATCCGAAGGGAGTTATGTGGACATTTGAAAAACGTGGATATAAGCTTACAAACGGACTTGATATTCTGATTTACGGAAATATTCCGAACGGCTCAGGGCTTTCTTCATCTGCATCGTTGGAAGTTCTGACAGGAGTGCTTTTGAAGGATATGTTTGCATTTGACGACTTGACGATGGTTGAGATCGCGCAGATTGGGCAGTATTCAGAAAATAACTTTAATGGCTGCAACTGTGGAATTATGGATCAGTTTGCAAGCGCGATGGGAAAGAAAGACAATGCTATTTTCCTGGATACCAATACGCTGCAGTATGAATATGCACCGGTTGTGCTTGAAGATGCAAAAATTGTAATTGTAAACAGTAAAGTAAAACACAGCCTTGTGGACTCTGCATACAATGACAGAAGAAATGAATGTGAGACTGCCTTAAGAGAACTGCAGAAAGTGTTGGGTATCCAGACGCTTGGTGATCTGACAGAGGAGGAATTTGAGGCGCATAAAGATGCAATCCAGTCTGAGATCAGACAGAAAAGAGCAAAGCATGCGGTGTATGAGAACCGAAGAACGATCAAGGCGGTAGAAGCGCTCAAAGCAGATGATATTGAGACATTTGGAAAGCTGATGAATGCATCTCATGTATCGCTTCGAGATGATTATGAGGTATCTTGTGAAGAGATTGATATTTTGGTGGATCTCGCATGGTCAATCGAGGGCGTAATCGGATCACGTATCACAGGAGGCGGATTCGGCGGATGTACAGTAAGTATTGTGAAAAATGATGCAGTGGATCATTTCATCGAGACTGTCGGAGCACAGTATGAGGAGAGAGTGGGACACAAAGCGGAATTTTATGTAGTAGACATCGGAGATGGAGCAAAAATTTTAAAATAA
- a CDS encoding ArsR/SmtB family transcription factor: MDRTEKYNLSQKEQLALIGKALSSELRLRILSELEERAYNVNEIAECLQIPASSAALHVRVLEEAGLIETELRAAVRGSMKICRKKVDGIFIDLQQEEEGEIDEIHMPIGNYVDYHVEPTCGIVSQDGYIDVEDEASVFYNPARVNAKLIWFGNGYLEYRFPNVTLKKKTLRKVEVSAEICSEDHEYNMDWPSDITLWINDVEVGTWESPSDFGGRRGKLNPAWWSSDKTQYGMLKNWCVKKDGSFLDGEKISDAGLEKYNLSDKDYISVKIGIKEDAAHKGGINIFGDGFGDYPQDIVLKLSY; encoded by the coding sequence ATGGATAGAACGGAAAAGTATAATTTGAGCCAAAAAGAACAGCTTGCATTAATTGGAAAAGCATTGTCATCGGAATTGAGACTCCGGATTTTGAGTGAACTGGAAGAAAGAGCTTATAATGTAAATGAAATTGCCGAATGTTTACAGATACCGGCATCTTCGGCAGCGCTGCATGTTCGGGTTCTTGAGGAAGCTGGACTGATTGAGACAGAACTTCGGGCAGCAGTCAGAGGATCTATGAAAATCTGCAGAAAGAAAGTAGATGGAATTTTTATTGACTTACAGCAGGAGGAAGAAGGAGAAATCGATGAGATCCACATGCCAATCGGAAATTATGTGGATTACCATGTGGAGCCGACTTGCGGAATAGTATCTCAGGACGGGTACATTGATGTGGAAGATGAGGCTTCGGTATTTTATAATCCTGCAAGGGTAAATGCAAAGCTCATTTGGTTTGGAAATGGATATTTGGAATACCGTTTTCCAAATGTGACATTAAAAAAGAAAACACTCAGGAAAGTGGAGGTGTCCGCAGAAATATGTTCGGAAGACCATGAGTACAATATGGACTGGCCTTCTGATATTACACTGTGGATCAATGACGTTGAGGTTGGAACGTGGGAAAGTCCGAGCGATTTCGGCGGAAGACGCGGGAAGCTGAATCCGGCATGGTGGTCATCGGATAAGACCCAGTATGGCATGTTAAAGAACTGGTGTGTAAAAAAGGACGGAAGCTTTCTGGACGGTGAAAAGATTTCTGATGCCGGACTGGAAAAATACAACCTTTCTGACAAGGATTATATTTCGGTGAAGATCGGAATTAAGGAGGATGCAGCACACAAAGGCGGAATTAATATATTTGGGGACGGCTTTGGAGATTATCCACAGGATATTGTTCTAAAATTGAGTTATTAA
- a CDS encoding diacylglycerol/lipid kinase family protein, producing the protein MYIFIVNPHARSGLGHVVWDELESILKKQNIPYKAYFTKYQKHATEIARKATSDDAPSTLVVLGGDGTINEVVNGIQDYEKVILGYIPIGSSNDFARSLNIPSSPKEALELILAAHDTCSINIGRLQYQDRLKHFAVSAGIGFDAAICHEAVISKLKVALNKIHLGKLTYAGISLHRLFLTTPQKMTVTLDHKEEFSFPSAYFAAIMNHKYEGGGVKFCPDARPDDNLLDVIVVSDLSKLKILTLLPTAFTGWHTHFKGVHTYQCRHVSIHAERALPVHTDGEPVFLQKSISASCDSKMLQVIVPQRR; encoded by the coding sequence ATGTACATTTTTATTGTAAATCCGCACGCTCGTTCCGGTCTCGGACATGTCGTGTGGGACGAATTAGAATCTATTTTAAAAAAGCAAAACATACCTTATAAAGCGTATTTTACAAAATATCAAAAACATGCGACCGAGATTGCCCGCAAAGCCACCTCCGATGATGCTCCTTCCACTTTGGTTGTACTCGGCGGAGATGGTACGATAAACGAAGTGGTAAACGGAATCCAAGATTATGAAAAGGTGATTCTGGGGTATATTCCAATTGGCTCAAGCAACGATTTTGCCAGAAGCCTGAATATCCCTTCTTCACCCAAAGAGGCTTTGGAGCTTATTCTCGCGGCACATGACACCTGCTCGATAAATATCGGACGATTGCAGTATCAAGACCGCTTGAAACATTTTGCCGTAAGTGCAGGTATTGGCTTTGACGCCGCTATCTGCCACGAGGCAGTCATTTCAAAATTGAAAGTTGCATTGAATAAGATCCACCTTGGGAAACTCACTTATGCCGGCATTTCCCTGCACCGTCTCTTTCTGACAACACCCCAGAAAATGACAGTAACATTGGATCATAAAGAAGAATTCTCTTTTCCATCTGCATATTTTGCCGCAATTATGAACCACAAATACGAAGGCGGAGGGGTCAAATTCTGCCCCGATGCTCGCCCCGATGACAATCTGCTCGATGTAATTGTTGTTTCTGATCTTTCAAAATTAAAGATTCTCACCCTCCTTCCGACAGCATTTACCGGTTGGCATACGCATTTTAAAGGTGTCCATACCTATCAGTGCCGCCATGTGAGCATTCACGCAGAACGAGCATTGCCGGTTCACACAGACGGAGAACCTGTATTTTTGCAAAAAAGCATTTCCGCCTCATGCGATTCTAAAATGCTTCAGGTCATCGTGCCGCAAAGGAGGTAG
- a CDS encoding glycerophosphodiester phosphodiesterase family protein: MFFIVLLFLLLFLYLIFICPNLARRKMMEPFFHTEFAHRGLFSDARAIPENSMKAFQEAVRQHVGIELDVHLTKDEKVVVFHDDTLTRMCQIDALIEETSYEDLQKLYLNHTSEKIPLLSDVLSYVNGRVPLLIELKLPTKSTRLCHEVHKLLETYQGAYLIQSFNTIGIFWFRKNAPHILRGQLSSNLTKTRKTEPWLACFLVRFLLLNGIAKPDFISYKFKDASNISLRIIRILYRTPVAVWTLRTPESFLQAKRQYDMVIFEKKF; the protein is encoded by the coding sequence ATGTTTTTTATTGTATTACTATTTTTATTGTTATTCTTGTATTTGATCTTCATCTGTCCGAATCTCGCCAGACGTAAAATGATGGAACCATTTTTTCATACAGAATTCGCCCATCGCGGCCTGTTTTCAGATGCCCGTGCCATTCCTGAAAATTCCATGAAAGCTTTTCAGGAAGCAGTCAGGCAGCATGTCGGCATCGAACTTGACGTCCATCTGACAAAAGATGAAAAAGTAGTCGTTTTTCACGATGACACGCTCACAAGGATGTGCCAGATTGATGCCCTCATCGAAGAAACCTCTTATGAAGACTTGCAGAAACTTTACCTGAATCACACATCGGAAAAAATTCCGCTTCTCTCCGATGTGTTGTCGTACGTCAACGGTCGTGTTCCGCTTTTGATCGAATTAAAACTTCCTACAAAAAGCACCAGACTCTGTCATGAAGTACACAAGCTTTTGGAAACTTATCAGGGAGCTTATCTGATTCAGTCTTTTAACACAATCGGGATTTTCTGGTTTCGAAAAAATGCCCCGCATATTCTGCGTGGTCAGCTATCCTCGAACCTGACAAAGACACGAAAGACCGAGCCTTGGCTTGCCTGTTTTCTTGTCCGTTTTCTCCTTTTAAACGGTATTGCAAAACCCGATTTTATTTCTTATAAATTCAAAGACGCCTCCAACATCAGTCTCCGAATAATAAGAATTCTCTACCGCACACCGGTCGCAGTCTGGACACTTCGTACACCAGAATCATTTCTCCAGGCAAAACGGCAATACGATATGGTCATATTCGAAAAAAAGTTTTAA
- a CDS encoding phosphatase PAP2 family protein, with protein sequence MKSFLQKHRHAWVFLYGFIYLPWFFYLEKHVTTDFHIIHTSLDEKIPFLEIFIIPYGLWFVFIAVTVGYFFFTDKTDFYKLSAFLCIGMTIFLIFSTIYPNGQILRPTTFEHDNIFVDLVKQLYRADTPTNIFPSLHVYNSIGACIAIMHSQRLKEYRWIQYASLVLGGLIILSTMFLKQHSVIDVVGAGAMAVICYQLVYVAAFKKQPAISRQTI encoded by the coding sequence ATGAAAAGCTTCCTACAAAAACATAGACATGCATGGGTTTTTCTTTACGGATTCATTTACCTTCCTTGGTTTTTTTATCTGGAAAAACATGTGACAACAGATTTCCATATTATCCATACCAGTCTCGATGAAAAGATACCATTTTTAGAGATATTCATCATTCCTTACGGACTATGGTTTGTATTCATCGCAGTGACTGTCGGATATTTCTTTTTCACAGATAAGACTGATTTTTATAAACTTTCAGCCTTTCTCTGTATTGGAATGACGATTTTTTTGATATTTTCAACTATTTATCCAAATGGGCAGATTTTACGTCCGACAACATTTGAGCACGACAATATTTTTGTCGATTTAGTAAAGCAGTTATACCGTGCTGATACACCGACGAATATTTTCCCAAGCCTGCACGTGTATAACTCCATCGGTGCCTGCATTGCAATTATGCATAGCCAAAGATTAAAAGAATATCGATGGATTCAATACGCCTCGCTTGTACTTGGCGGACTCATCATCTTATCTACCATGTTTTTAAAGCAACACTCTGTGATCGACGTGGTAGGCGCCGGTGCAATGGCTGTAATCTGTTATCAGCTCGTATATGTGGCTGCATTCAAAAAACAGCCGGCCATATCCAGACAAACAATTTAG
- the mutY gene encoding A/G-specific adenine glycosylase has translation MKYERIEIGRFIERPNRFIAYVEIAGKKETVHVKNTGRCAELLTPNASVYVQRAENPDRKTQWDLIGVKKGKRMINMDSQIPNKVVEEWIKQGNLFPDAIVIRPEKTYRKSRFDLYVEEGDRKIFVEVKGVTLEENGIVKFPDAPTERGIKHIEELCEATKEGYEAYIFFVIQMKGVRYFTPNMETQPAFGEALKRAKEQGVHVLAYDCKVGKDSIEIGKEVPVLLEDENLKKIADPLVEWYRENKRELPWREQISAYRVWVSEIMLQQTRVEAVKPFYARFLNALPTVKDLAEAEEDQLLKLWEGLGYYNRVRNMQKAAKQIMEDFHGEFPKTYEEIKSLTGIGNYTAGAISSFAFGIPKPAVDGNVLRVVSRITASYDDIMKASVRTRIEEQLERIIPKNAASDFNQGLIELGAIVCVPNGEPKCLLCPLRQLCEAREKGIESELPVKTKAKARKIEKRTVFIFQDGENVAIRKRPAKGLLAGLYELPNIEGELSADEALEYSKKIGLQPLRIKELGVAKHIFSHVEWHMTGFAIRVDELEKSCTEKMLFIHPEEVQREYPIPAAFEYYADFVDIKLGQEKYEE, from the coding sequence ATGAAATATGAAAGAATTGAGATTGGGAGGTTCATTGAACGTCCCAATCGCTTTATTGCGTATGTAGAAATTGCGGGTAAGAAAGAGACCGTGCACGTGAAAAATACAGGGCGTTGTGCTGAACTTTTGACACCGAATGCATCGGTGTATGTGCAGCGGGCAGAAAATCCGGATAGAAAGACCCAGTGGGATCTGATCGGTGTAAAAAAAGGAAAACGTATGATCAATATGGATTCCCAGATACCGAACAAAGTAGTGGAGGAATGGATTAAGCAAGGGAATTTGTTTCCGGACGCGATAGTGATCAGACCGGAAAAGACGTACAGGAAATCCAGATTTGACCTTTATGTGGAAGAGGGAGATAGAAAAATCTTTGTAGAAGTAAAAGGAGTCACACTGGAGGAAAATGGAATTGTAAAATTTCCGGATGCACCGACTGAGCGGGGGATAAAGCACATCGAAGAGCTTTGTGAGGCGACAAAAGAAGGATATGAAGCGTATATCTTTTTTGTGATCCAGATGAAAGGCGTGCGGTATTTTACTCCGAATATGGAAACGCAGCCGGCATTTGGCGAAGCGCTAAAACGAGCGAAGGAGCAGGGAGTGCATGTACTTGCATATGACTGTAAAGTTGGAAAAGACAGCATTGAGATTGGAAAGGAAGTGCCTGTTCTTTTGGAGGATGAGAATCTAAAGAAAATCGCAGATCCGCTGGTCGAATGGTATAGGGAGAATAAAAGAGAACTTCCGTGGAGAGAACAGATCAGTGCCTATCGTGTGTGGGTGTCAGAGATTATGTTGCAGCAGACAAGAGTGGAGGCGGTGAAGCCGTTTTATGCCCGATTTTTAAATGCGCTTCCGACAGTAAAGGATTTGGCGGAGGCGGAGGAAGACCAGCTCTTGAAGTTGTGGGAAGGTCTTGGATATTACAACCGTGTGCGGAACATGCAGAAAGCGGCAAAGCAGATCATGGAAGATTTTCATGGAGAATTTCCCAAGACCTACGAGGAGATAAAAAGTCTTACAGGAATCGGAAACTATACGGCGGGAGCAATCAGCTCATTTGCATTTGGGATTCCAAAACCGGCGGTCGATGGCAATGTACTTCGTGTGGTTTCGAGGATCACGGCAAGCTATGATGACATTATGAAAGCGAGCGTGCGAACAAGGATAGAAGAGCAGCTGGAACGTATCATTCCGAAAAATGCGGCGAGTGATTTTAATCAGGGTCTGATTGAACTTGGTGCAATTGTATGTGTGCCGAATGGGGAACCGAAATGTCTGCTGTGTCCGTTGAGGCAGCTCTGTGAAGCGAGGGAAAAAGGAATTGAGTCAGAGCTCCCGGTGAAGACAAAAGCAAAAGCGAGAAAGATTGAAAAGAGGACAGTATTCATTTTTCAGGATGGCGAGAATGTAGCAATTCGGAAACGTCCGGCAAAAGGCCTTTTGGCAGGATTGTATGAACTTCCGAATATTGAGGGAGAATTAAGTGCAGATGAAGCGCTGGAATACAGTAAGAAAATTGGACTGCAGCCGCTGAGAATAAAGGAACTGGGGGTGGCAAAACATATTTTCAGCCATGTGGAATGGCATATGACCGGGTTTGCCATTCGAGTAGATGAGTTGGAAAAATCTTGTACAGAGAAAATGTTGTTCATCCATCCGGAGGAAGTGCAAAGAGAGTATCCAATTCCGGCAGCATTTGAATATTATGCCGATTTTGTGGATATCAAACTTGGACAGGAAAAATATGAGGAATAA